One window of the Shewanella litorisediminis genome contains the following:
- the ribB gene encoding 3,4-dihydroxy-2-butanone-4-phosphate synthase, which translates to MDQIQTSPSLLAQFGQPLARVEAALDALRRGQGVLVVDDEDRENEGDLIFAAETLTNAQMAMLIRECSGIVCLCLTDERVRQLELPPMVEHNSSQYGTAFTVSIEAKQGVTTGVSAADRVTTIKAAIADGAKPGDLARPGHVYPLRAHPAGVLGRRGHTEGTVDLMRLAGLKPFGVLCELTNPDGTMARLPEIIAFGQVHQMPVLSIEDLVLYREALMGQSA; encoded by the coding sequence ATGGATCAGATTCAAACATCCCCTTCACTGCTCGCGCAGTTCGGACAGCCACTAGCAAGGGTCGAAGCCGCACTCGATGCACTGCGCCGCGGCCAGGGCGTCCTTGTGGTCGACGATGAAGACCGTGAAAACGAAGGCGACCTGATTTTTGCCGCCGAGACCCTGACCAATGCGCAGATGGCCATGCTCATCCGCGAATGTTCGGGCATCGTGTGCCTGTGCCTGACCGATGAACGGGTTCGCCAGCTCGAACTGCCGCCCATGGTGGAGCACAACAGCAGCCAGTATGGCACCGCGTTTACCGTGAGCATTGAAGCCAAACAAGGGGTCACCACGGGCGTGTCTGCCGCTGACAGGGTCACCACCATCAAGGCCGCCATCGCCGATGGTGCCAAACCCGGCGATCTGGCCCGTCCCGGCCATGTCTATCCGCTGCGGGCACACCCTGCCGGCGTACTTGGACGCCGTGGTCATACCGAAGGCACAGTAGATCTGATGCGGCTGGCGGGGCTTAAGCCCTTTGGTGTTTTATGTGAGCTGACCAACCCCGATGGCACCATGGCGCGTTTGCCGGAAATCATCGCCTTCGGCCAGGTTCACCAAATGCCGGTCCTCAGCATTGAAGACCTGGTGCTCTACCGTGAGGCTCTGATGGGCCAAAGCGCCTGA
- a CDS encoding response regulator transcription factor, translating to MKILLVEDNADIAASLAEELSDNDWDFAINGLQGFRLAQTHHYDLILLDLNLPGMDGLVLCSRLREAGVNTPIIMLTARDTREDLLAGLTAGADDYIVKPFDLDELRLRIGAVVRRCSGQGFVQTLTYKDIKLDLHSHKAFRAGVELLLPPVCFALLTCLMRHPGKLLGREELERALWPEGPPDDDVLRKHIYLLRQKLDKPFPEKRIHTQARKGYRLL from the coding sequence TTGAAAATTCTGCTGGTTGAAGACAATGCGGACATTGCCGCATCCCTGGCTGAAGAGTTATCAGATAACGACTGGGACTTTGCCATCAATGGATTGCAGGGATTCCGGTTGGCACAAACGCATCATTACGATTTGATTTTGCTGGACCTTAATCTGCCCGGCATGGACGGCCTGGTGCTGTGCAGCCGCCTGCGTGAAGCCGGGGTGAACACGCCCATTATCATGCTGACAGCCCGGGATACCCGTGAAGACCTGCTTGCCGGGCTCACGGCAGGCGCCGATGATTACATCGTTAAGCCCTTCGACCTTGACGAACTGCGTTTACGCATCGGCGCTGTGGTACGGCGCTGCTCGGGCCAGGGTTTTGTCCAAACCCTCACCTATAAAGACATCAAGCTGGATTTGCACAGCCACAAGGCTTTCAGGGCTGGCGTGGAATTGCTGCTGCCGCCGGTGTGTTTTGCACTGCTCACCTGCCTGATGCGGCATCCGGGCAAGTTGCTTGGCCGAGAAGAGCTGGAGCGCGCGCTCTGGCCTGAGGGGCCGCCGGATGACGATGTTCTGCGCAAACACATCTATCTGCTCAGGCAAAAACTCGACAAACCCTTTCCCGAGAAACGCATCCATACCCAGGCCCGCAAAGGATATCGCTTGCTGTGA
- a CDS encoding ATP-binding protein yields the protein MSKLTHVSLMVTCALLICCPLYLGIKKLQAFCARVSLNGEKNLLVQVEDDGPGFIAADTDSLLAAFHQGELSAHQLYQGVGLGLSTVALLCRHLSAKVTLGRSQTLGGACVTLEFPSAP from the coding sequence ATGAGCAAACTAACTCACGTCTCTCTGATGGTGACCTGTGCGCTGCTGATATGCTGTCCCCTCTATCTGGGTATCAAAAAGCTGCAGGCATTTTGTGCCCGGGTCAGCCTGAACGGTGAGAAGAATCTGCTGGTGCAGGTTGAAGACGATGGTCCCGGCTTTATTGCCGCCGATACCGATTCGCTGTTGGCTGCCTTTCATCAGGGCGAACTCTCAGCACACCAGCTCTATCAGGGGGTTGGCTTGGGCCTGTCTACGGTCGCGCTGCTTTGCCGTCATCTGTCAGCCAAGGTTACCCTGGGACGCAGTCAGACACTGGGCGGTGCCTGCGTTACCCTCGAATTTCCCTCCGCTCCCTGA
- a CDS encoding class I SAM-dependent methyltransferase, translating to MDDFLSINQRAWDNRTELHLESDFYDMPGFMAGNTSLREIELAELDVRGNSLLHLQCHFGQDTLSWAREGAAAVTGLDLSPKAIAAAEQIAQTLNIEANLGVPVQFVCGNVLDARNLVEGDFDLVYASYGVLCWLPDLTVWANTIASCLKTGGCFYLAEFHPIKSLLDGYDYFHTGKADVEQEGSYTENSRDAENTMVSWSHDLGEVVSALVNAGLVIESLREYDFSPYNCFDNLAEEEPGRFRQRINGKPIPLVFSLKARKA from the coding sequence ATGGATGACTTTCTCTCTATCAATCAGCGCGCGTGGGACAACCGCACCGAGCTGCATCTGGAATCTGACTTTTACGATATGCCCGGCTTTATGGCGGGTAACACAAGCCTTCGCGAAATTGAACTTGCCGAGCTGGATGTGCGAGGCAACAGTTTGCTCCACCTGCAATGTCACTTCGGTCAGGACACCCTGTCCTGGGCCCGTGAAGGCGCCGCTGCTGTCACGGGTCTCGACCTCTCGCCCAAGGCCATCGCCGCCGCTGAGCAGATTGCACAGACACTCAATATCGAGGCAAACCTTGGTGTGCCGGTGCAATTTGTATGCGGCAATGTACTGGATGCCCGCAACCTGGTTGAGGGTGATTTTGACCTGGTCTATGCGTCTTACGGCGTGCTTTGCTGGTTGCCGGATTTAACTGTCTGGGCCAACACCATAGCGTCCTGCCTGAAAACCGGTGGATGCTTTTACCTCGCGGAGTTTCATCCCATTAAGTCGCTGCTCGATGGCTATGATTATTTCCATACCGGCAAGGCCGATGTGGAACAAGAGGGCAGTTACACCGAAAACAGCCGGGATGCCGAAAACACCATGGTCAGCTGGTCCCACGATTTGGGAGAGGTGGTGTCGGCACTGGTGAACGCCGGGCTGGTGATAGAGTCGCTGCGGGAGTATGACTTCAGCCCCTACAATTGCTTCGATAACCTTGCAGAAGAAGAGCCTGGCCGTTTTCGCCAGCGCATCAACGGCAAGCCCATTCCGTTGGTGTTTTCACTCAAAGCCCGCAAGGCCTGA
- a CDS encoding phosphatase PAP2 family protein, translating to MKLGNTGISGAQAVFLALGSLAIFFSLVPSASQQLFLVINQAGRLVPDTPLALVTDWGNGITAACIWLTILCFRPSILWKSLTAIAVAALLINAMKQGLDVMRPAAVLEHIRIVGAMRLNHSFPSAHTGTVFVLAGMAWTLCRRADVKALILLAAIMVGLSRITNGAHWPLDVVMGAWLGWGCARLAAHWVPECQLTAKHMLLVMSVFYGIVLISALQARVPFPNLPLVGVQLSLLSLLPLVGISRLYRQMRVQQTDAKSKVSLAG from the coding sequence ATGAAGCTGGGTAACACAGGTATTTCCGGTGCTCAGGCCGTTTTTTTGGCTTTGGGGTCGCTGGCCATTTTTTTCAGTCTGGTGCCTTCCGCCAGCCAGCAGTTGTTTCTCGTTATAAATCAGGCGGGCAGGCTGGTGCCCGATACGCCCCTGGCCCTTGTTACCGATTGGGGTAATGGCATCACCGCTGCCTGTATCTGGTTGACTATTCTCTGTTTTCGACCATCCATTCTCTGGAAGTCCCTTACTGCTATCGCAGTTGCAGCCTTGTTGATCAACGCCATGAAGCAAGGTTTGGATGTGATGCGCCCGGCTGCTGTGCTGGAACATATCCGTATCGTTGGCGCAATGCGCCTCAACCACAGTTTCCCTTCAGCCCACACGGGCACGGTATTTGTGCTCGCGGGCATGGCCTGGACACTGTGTCGCCGCGCCGATGTTAAGGCCTTGATTTTGTTAGCTGCCATAATGGTTGGCCTGAGCCGTATTACCAATGGCGCCCATTGGCCGTTGGATGTGGTAATGGGGGCCTGGCTCGGATGGGGATGCGCCCGGCTTGCCGCACACTGGGTGCCTGAGTGCCAACTGACGGCAAAACATATGCTGCTGGTAATGAGCGTTTTTTACGGCATTGTATTGATTTCAGCCCTGCAAGCCCGCGTGCCATTTCCAAACCTGCCGCTGGTGGGTGTACAACTTAGCCTGCTGTCGTTATTGCCCCTGGTTGGGATCTCGCGGCTCTATCGGCAGATGCGTGTCCAGCAGACAGACGCCAAAAGCAAGGTGTCTCTCGCTGGCTGA
- a CDS encoding DUF2846 domain-containing protein codes for MFKIESIFTSFFAIAILAGCATVPMADKSRDAALKEFQKPTKNFAGLYIYRDTFAGQALKKSVYINGKLIGETANKTFFYQELTPGTHVISTESEFSENELSINVESGKNYFVEQYLKMGVFVGGAGLKLVESDKGMNAVKKCRLAKEAETEVYLKKIQKN; via the coding sequence ATGTTCAAAATAGAGTCTATCTTCACTTCTTTTTTTGCAATCGCCATCTTAGCAGGATGCGCAACCGTGCCAATGGCAGATAAGAGCAGAGATGCGGCCCTTAAAGAGTTTCAAAAGCCAACGAAAAACTTCGCTGGCCTCTATATCTATCGTGATACATTTGCTGGGCAGGCACTTAAGAAAAGCGTTTACATAAATGGCAAGTTGATTGGCGAGACTGCAAACAAAACATTTTTCTATCAAGAGCTAACTCCTGGTACACATGTGATTTCAACTGAATCTGAGTTCAGCGAGAACGAATTAAGCATTAACGTTGAATCAGGTAAGAACTATTTCGTTGAACAATACTTAAAGATGGGTGTTTTTGTTGGTGGCGCTGGACTGAAATTAGTTGAGTCTGATAAAGGCATGAATGCAGTTAAAAAGTGTAGACTAGCCAAAGAAGCAGAAACCGAAGTCTATCTTAAAAAAATACAGAAAAATTAA
- a CDS encoding sensor histidine kinase produces the protein MNANIEQKINRSFMIGAAVLLGCYALLIEYGIHALENHLSGAFLQTVAPQLIDAYEHGALSPSDEAQIQLLPSLPAELAVQLPSKAPGLYNLRHPNIDVEFNVLVVARDTGPLYLVQRPDLFELEGWQDFLLDILLIGGGACLLLFSSLYIRSTARRIGKPFDSLARHLETDVWALEPITLKDDTREYVALVNALNQSHARVKEALAREKNFTHYVSHEFRTPLTVLKLALGKMADREAPAMKRAMRAAQQMENLAGVLLLLARRTEQDDGQCLLDEAFLAPLLERLASGRQSSAAEFSMHVSPCLLSAHPLLLGCLIENLLANAFIHSVGARVYLRTDASGIQIANLGGETIEHGESHGIGLILVEDICKRYGWHFSMAMAPDEVVAKVVFNQSMTNVDTLLT, from the coding sequence GTGAACGCCAATATTGAGCAGAAGATCAACCGCAGCTTTATGATTGGGGCGGCGGTGCTGCTCGGCTGCTACGCCCTCTTGATTGAATACGGCATTCATGCGCTGGAAAACCACCTCAGTGGTGCCTTTTTGCAGACTGTGGCACCTCAACTGATTGATGCGTATGAACACGGGGCTTTGTCGCCCTCCGATGAGGCGCAAATTCAGTTGTTGCCATCGCTGCCTGCCGAGCTTGCTGTCCAGTTGCCGTCCAAGGCTCCCGGTCTTTATAACCTGCGCCATCCCAACATTGATGTGGAATTCAACGTGCTGGTGGTTGCCCGGGATACCGGGCCTCTGTATCTGGTACAGCGCCCTGATTTGTTCGAACTGGAGGGATGGCAGGACTTTTTGCTTGATATTCTGCTGATTGGTGGTGGCGCCTGCCTGCTTTTGTTTTCAAGCCTCTATATTCGCAGTACCGCAAGGCGTATTGGTAAACCGTTCGACTCCCTCGCACGGCATCTGGAAACCGATGTTTGGGCACTGGAGCCCATCACGCTGAAAGATGACACCCGGGAATATGTGGCCCTGGTCAATGCCCTCAATCAGAGCCACGCCCGGGTGAAGGAAGCCCTGGCCCGTGAAAAGAATTTTACCCACTACGTCAGTCATGAGTTTCGCACACCGCTGACGGTGCTAAAGCTTGCCCTGGGGAAAATGGCTGATAGGGAAGCCCCGGCCATGAAGCGGGCGATGCGTGCAGCCCAGCAAATGGAGAATCTCGCCGGTGTACTGCTGCTGCTTGCGCGCCGCACCGAACAGGATGATGGCCAATGTCTGCTCGATGAGGCCTTTTTGGCGCCTTTACTGGAGCGCTTGGCTAGCGGCAGACAGAGCAGCGCCGCAGAATTTTCCATGCATGTCAGCCCTTGTCTCCTGTCTGCGCATCCGCTTTTGCTCGGTTGCCTGATTGAAAATCTGCTGGCCAACGCCTTTATCCACAGCGTGGGTGCCCGGGTATATTTACGCACCGATGCCAGTGGCATTCAGATAGCCAATCTTGGCGGTGAGACCATAGAGCATGGTGAGAGCCACGGAATTGGTCTCATTTTGGTGGAAGACATTTGCAAGCGTTATGGCTGGCACTTTTCCATGGCCATGGCGCCCGATGAAGTGGTGGCCAAAGTGGTGTTCAACCAAAGTATGACGAATGTGGACACTTTATTGACATAA
- a CDS encoding S9 family peptidase, whose translation MKRQALVAGVCLMVSACSHNIDKHSGALAREDAVPLAPVAAKVPYEMTHHGVTRVDDYYWLRDDDRADADVIAHLNAENAYAEARMTPWKGLKDKLFAEMTARMVKDDSSVPYLWNGQYYYRRVEGDREYPIIARKASLDGAEEVLLDANERAAGQEFYSLGNVSVSADGKLLAFGEDLLSRRIYKLYFKDLASGALLDDVLENTEGEAVWANDGKHVFYIAKDPQTLLGYQVYRHRLGTPQSEDVLVYEEADDSFYIGLGKTLDGSRILLFHESTTTTEVQLLDADQPLGNFTPFLPREEGHEYAIAKLDDDYYVLTNWQATNFRLMKVSGKDTADKSRWQEVVPYNEQVRIEDMLLLKDALVLQTREAGATHIRVYGPDGSQGREIHFDEAAYVTWLGTNRDQSANTVRFGYSSLTTPDATYEYNIHTGERKLLKQLQVPGFEAGAYQSERLMLPARDGALVPVSVVYRKDRFKKDGTNPLYQYGYGAYGSVVDPDFSLSALSLLDRGVVYAIAHVRGGEMLGRPWYDAGRMFDKKNSFTDFIDVTDALVNAGYGAKGKVVASGASAGGLLVGAVANMAPDRYLAIHAGVPFVDVVTTMLDESIPLTTNEYDEWGNPNEKPSFDYMLSYSPYDNVARQPYPHLLVTTGLHDSQVQYFEPAKWVAKLRELKTDNNELLLVTDMEAGHGGKSGRYRQFEDTALEFAFFLHLWGLE comes from the coding sequence ATGAAACGACAGGCGTTGGTCGCAGGAGTATGTTTAATGGTGTCCGCATGCAGTCACAATATCGATAAGCATTCAGGGGCTCTCGCCCGGGAAGATGCTGTGCCTTTGGCGCCGGTTGCAGCAAAGGTACCCTATGAAATGACCCACCATGGGGTAACCCGGGTGGATGACTATTACTGGCTGCGGGACGATGACCGCGCCGACGCGGATGTGATAGCCCATCTCAATGCCGAAAATGCCTACGCCGAAGCCCGAATGACCCCCTGGAAAGGGTTGAAAGACAAGCTGTTTGCTGAAATGACCGCCCGCATGGTGAAGGACGACAGCTCGGTGCCTTATCTGTGGAATGGTCAGTACTATTATCGCAGGGTCGAGGGCGACAGAGAGTACCCCATCATCGCACGCAAGGCCTCCCTTGACGGGGCTGAAGAAGTGCTGCTGGATGCCAATGAGCGTGCCGCCGGGCAGGAGTTTTACTCCCTCGGCAATGTCAGTGTCAGCGCAGATGGCAAGCTGCTGGCTTTCGGGGAAGATCTGCTGAGCCGCCGCATTTACAAGCTCTATTTCAAGGACCTTGCCAGCGGCGCGTTACTGGACGATGTGCTGGAAAACACCGAAGGTGAAGCCGTGTGGGCCAACGATGGCAAGCATGTGTTTTACATTGCCAAAGACCCGCAGACACTGCTGGGCTACCAGGTCTATCGCCACAGATTGGGCACGCCGCAAAGCGAGGATGTGCTGGTGTATGAAGAGGCCGACGACAGTTTCTATATCGGCCTTGGCAAGACCCTGGATGGCAGCCGGATTTTACTCTTCCATGAAAGCACTACCACCACCGAAGTGCAGCTTTTGGATGCCGACCAGCCGCTGGGCAATTTCACGCCTTTCCTGCCAAGGGAGGAAGGCCACGAATATGCCATCGCCAAGTTGGATGACGACTATTATGTGCTCACCAACTGGCAGGCTACCAATTTCCGCCTGATGAAAGTCAGTGGCAAGGACACCGCCGATAAATCCCGCTGGCAGGAGGTTGTACCCTATAACGAGCAGGTACGCATCGAAGATATGCTGCTGCTGAAAGACGCGCTGGTGCTGCAAACCCGCGAAGCGGGCGCTACCCACATACGGGTGTATGGACCGGATGGCAGTCAGGGCAGGGAAATCCATTTCGATGAAGCCGCATATGTGACCTGGCTGGGTACCAACCGAGACCAGAGTGCCAACACAGTACGTTTTGGCTATTCCAGCCTGACCACACCGGACGCCACCTACGAATACAACATTCATACCGGTGAGCGTAAGTTGCTCAAGCAGCTTCAGGTGCCGGGGTTTGAAGCTGGCGCCTATCAGAGTGAAAGGCTGATGCTGCCCGCGCGGGATGGCGCACTGGTGCCCGTGTCTGTGGTGTATCGTAAGGACAGGTTCAAAAAGGATGGCACCAATCCCCTCTACCAATATGGCTATGGTGCCTATGGCAGCGTGGTCGACCCGGACTTTTCCCTGTCGGCGCTGAGCCTGCTCGACAGAGGTGTGGTTTACGCCATCGCCCACGTGCGCGGCGGCGAGATGCTGGGCAGACCCTGGTATGACGCGGGTCGCATGTTCGACAAGAAAAACTCCTTCACCGACTTTATTGATGTGACCGACGCACTGGTGAACGCAGGTTACGGCGCCAAAGGCAAGGTTGTGGCCAGTGGCGCCAGTGCCGGTGGCCTGCTTGTGGGCGCCGTGGCCAACATGGCGCCCGACAGGTACCTGGCGATTCACGCCGGCGTCCCCTTCGTGGATGTGGTCACCACCATGCTGGATGAGTCGATTCCGCTGACCACCAACGAATACGACGAGTGGGGTAACCCCAACGAGAAGCCCAGCTTTGACTATATGCTGAGTTATTCACCCTACGACAACGTGGCCCGTCAGCCTTATCCCCATCTGTTGGTGACCACGGGGCTGCATGACTCCCAGGTGCAGTATTTTGAACCGGCCAAGTGGGTCGCCAAATTGCGTGAGCTGAAAACCGACAACAATGAACTCTTGCTGGTGACAGACATGGAAGCGGGCCATGGTGGTAAGTCTGGCCGCTATCGCCAGTTTGAGGACACGGCGCTGGAGTTCGCGTTTTTCCTCCACCTGTGGGGGCTCGAGTGA